In Accipiter gentilis chromosome 22, bAccGen1.1, whole genome shotgun sequence, the following are encoded in one genomic region:
- the TGFB3 gene encoding transforming growth factor beta-3 proprotein isoform X1: MVQREGRAPRSPRGGGAARAADTCGGAARRGAPGSAGRGAAHGEGARRGEARRPQLLLAERCQLFLEVLSRARRSEFMHLLAKPQPAGSGEAAASTPPGPPRPLAAARGSLPGAPAAAPSHMKMYVQRALVLLSLLSFATVSLSLSSCTTLDLDHIKKKRVEAIRGQILSKLRLTSPPETVGPAHVPYQILALYNSTRELLEEMEEEKEESCSQDNTESEYYAKEIHKFDMIQGLPEHNELGICPKGVTSNVFRFNVSSAEKNSTNLFRAEFRVLRVPNPSSKRSEQRIELFQILRPDEHIAKQRYLSGRNVQTRGSPEWLSFDVTETVREWLLHRESNLGLEISIHCPCHTFQPNGDILENLHEVLEIKFKGIDSEDDYGRGDLGRLKKQKDLHNPHLILMMLPPHRLESPALGGQRKKRALDTNYCFRNLEENCCVRPLYIDFRQDLGWKWVHEPKGYFANFCSGPCPYLRSADTTHSTVLGLYNTLNPEASASPCCVPQDLEPLTILYYVGRTPKVEQLSNMVVKSCKCS; encoded by the exons ATGGTGCAGCGAGAGGGGCGGGCGCCGCgctccccccgcggcggcggggcggcgcgggccgCTGACACgtgcggcggcgcggcgcggcggggcgcccCCGGCTCCGCGGGACGCGGGGCGGCGCATGGGGAAGGAGCCCGGCGCGGCGAGGCACGGCGCCCGCAGCTTCTCCTTGCGGAGCGCTGCCAGCTCTTCCTGGAAGTCCTGAGTCGCGCACGGCGCAGTGAGTTCATGCACCTCCTCGCCAAGCCTCAGCCTGCGGGATCTGGGGAGGCTGCCGCCAGCACACCGCCCGGTCCCCCGCGCCCGCTCGCCGCCGCCCGGGGGTCTCTCCCgggggcccccgccgccgccccctcgcACATGAAGATGTACGTGCAAAGGGCTCTggtgctgctctccctgctgagCTTCGCCACCGTGAGCCTCTCGCTGTCCTCCTGCACCACCTTGGACCTGGACCACATCAAGAAGAAGAGGGTGGAAGCCATCCGGGGGCAGATCCTGAGCAAGCTGCGGCTCACCAGCCCCCCCGAGACCGTGGGGCCGGCCCATGTGCCCTACCAGATCCTGGCCCTCTATAACAGCACccgggagctgctggaggagatggaggaggagaaggaggagagctgCTCTCAGGACAACACCGAGTCCGAATACTATGCCAAAGAGATCCATAAATTTGACATGATCCAGGGCCTCCCCGAGCACA ATGAGTTGGGCATTTGTCCAAAAGGTGTCACCTCCAACGTGTTCCGCTTTAATGTGTCCTCGGCAGAGAAGAACAGCACCAACTTGTTCCGGGCCGAGTTTCGGGTGCTGCGCGTGCCCAACCCAAGCTCCAAACGCAGCGAGCAGCGCATTGAGCTCTTCCAG ATCCTTCGGCCGGATGAGCACATAGCAAAGCAGCGCTACCTCAGTGGCAGGAATGTGCAGACACGGGGCTCCCCTGAGTGGCTGTCCTTCGATGTCACCGAGACTGTGCGTGAGTGGCTTCTGCACAGAG AGTCCAACCTTGGCCTGGAAATTAGCATACACTGTCCTTGCCATACTTTTCAGCCCAACGGGGACATCTTGGAGAATTTGCACGAGGTCTTGGAGATCAAGTTCAAAG GCATTGACAGTGAGGATGACTATGGCCGTGGGGACTTGGGGCGcctgaagaagcagaaagactTGCATAATCCCCACCTCATCTTGATGATGTTACCCCCACATCGGCTGGAGAGTCCAGCGTTGGGAGGCCAGAGAAAGAAGCGGGCCCTGGATACCAACTACTGTTTCCG GAACCTGGAGGAGAACTGCTGCGTGCGTCCTCTGTACATCGACTTCCGACAGGACCTTGGCTGGAAATGGGTCCACGAGCCTAAGGGCTACTTTGCTAACTTTTGTTCAGGCCCTTGTCCGTACCTCCGCAGCGCAGACACCACTCACAGCACG